One Fibrobacter sp. genomic window, GCCCAAGGCAACATTGGCAAGAATTGCAGAACTCAAAACGCATCCTGTACCGTGCTTCCCAACGCCAGGCAAACGAGGGCTGGAGAACTTGTACTCCTTACCTTCGTGAAGCAAAATGTCCACGGATTCTTCGCCTTCGCAATGGCCACCCTTCTTCAAAATGGAGCAATCCTTCCCCATCTGAATTTCGCCGGCAGCCTGAGCCTTTTCCAAGCCAAGGAATTCGTATTCCACAGCATTGGGCGTCACCAGATCAATCATTTTCATCACAGGAAGGAACTCGCTGGCGTCACGCATAAAATGGAAACCAGCGCTAGCGCTTGCAATGGGATCCCAGATGATAAATGCATCCGGAGACTTGGCCCGAACAAATTCCACAATGCGACGAAGAATCTTGGCCTTTTCCACCAAGCCAATCTTCACATACTTAAAAGTATGCTTTTTGAAAAGGGTTTCCAACTGAGCTTCGATGCGTTCCCAAATCACCCAACCCGGGGCAACGAATTCATCTTCGTTCTGTTCCGTAAGGGCCGTGCAAACCGCCTGGCCATAAACACCAAAGTGAGCCATGGTCTTGATGTCGGAAATAAACCCGGCGCCAGCGCTACCATCAAAACCAGCAATCGTCAAAGCATAAATCATATCAGCCATACTAAACCTGTGGGCTAGAAATTAAACCATATAGAAACCGATCAACACACCTGTAAAGATACAAATCAAAGCCACCGCCGGAAGGATGGGCTTACGCATGGCCTTCGCACCAAGGAAGTATGCAAGGCAACCCTTGGTAATGGTGTTGGCCAAGCTGGCAAACAAAAGGGCGAGAACCAAGGTCCGGTTATCCAGGGAGGACTTCAAAGCCATATCGATCAAGGAAAAGGCCACCGCATCCATTTCAGCGGAACCGCCCAGGAAACTGCAGGCGATCAAGGCTCCAGATCCC contains:
- a CDS encoding hydroxymethylpyrimidine/phosphomethylpyrimidine kinase; the encoded protein is MADMIYALTIAGFDGSAGAGFISDIKTMAHFGVYGQAVCTALTEQNEDEFVAPGWVIWERIEAQLETLFKKHTFKYVKIGLVEKAKILRRIVEFVRAKSPDAFIIWDPIASASAGFHFMRDASEFLPVMKMIDLVTPNAVEYEFLGLEKAQAAGEIQMGKDCSILKKGGHCEGEESVDILLHEGKEYKFSSPRLPGVGKHGTGCVLSSAILANVALGKSLPEACQIGKDYMNEFLQSGEGRLGFVK